Proteins encoded by one window of Crassostrea angulata isolate pt1a10 chromosome 9, ASM2561291v2, whole genome shotgun sequence:
- the LOC128162848 gene encoding uncharacterized protein LOC128162848, giving the protein MDKTDITEEMEKRPQEIMRWFSPKTQKILVRLQEDFGNPRQPATDYSQYQDHYSYTILRYGKDYDAQRALRIRKIHAFFHRHKITVAGAEHMSLEKLEMKYQLAKLFMYGRLVQEIFMAMEREEGKSTCIITEITDDKDTPWYYRLIPCCAGTQKPKVKKPKRKKKHWRIRTV; this is encoded by the exons ATGGACAAGACTGACATTACAGAG GAGATGGAAAAGCGGCCACAAGAAATAATGCGATGGTTCTCGCCTAAAACGCAAAAG ATACTTGTACGTCTTCAGGAAGATTTCGGGAATCCCCGTCAACCAGCGACTGATTATTCTCAGTATCAG GATCATTATAGCTACACAATTTTGAGATACGGAAAAGACTATGACGCCCAGCGAGCATTGCGAATTAGGAAGATTCATGCATTCTTCCACCGCCATAAAATTACA GTGGCTGGCGCGGAACACATGAGCCTAGAGAAGCTTGAAATGAAATATCAGCTGGCAAAGCTATTCATGTATGGGAGACTTGTACAAGAAATATTCATG gCTATGGAAAGGGAAGAAGGGAAGTCAACATGTATCATTACAGAG ATTACAGATGACAAGGATACCCCGTGGTATTATCGGCTAATTCCGTGCTGCGCAGGTACCCAGAAACCAAAG GTAAAGaaaccaaaaagaaaaaaaaagcactGGAGGATCCGGACTGTTTGA